One region of Hymenobacter sediminicola genomic DNA includes:
- a CDS encoding T9SS type A sorting domain-containing protein: MKKNYLLVSALLLAAATSRGQGTELFLSEYNEGAHQSGLSYNGGVSNSTGNERAVEIFNPTTSAVNLNAYSIRRYSNGSTTPVDEERLMRTTGANTLNSAAAFVYANGEATLTDLTTKANQRGATPYNTNGANYISQGGAPTGNVTYFNGDDALGLVRWTGGTAGVGTAVLVDIFGVIGNQPLPSGGGTGTGQWSGTNPADAPVIVNGVSVQPLVASANQSLMRRASVSSGTRVNPAVASYNIADQWEAYSFAFPPGGTSNPAGQSYSRLGEHNDYTGPFGTYGPLKVLEKFNNGISVYPNPASGSATIELKDVKVGSIVVLNGLGQRISAQPQGLASEKITLDISGLKAGLYFVQFVSKDGQTTLYKELMVK; the protein is encoded by the coding sequence ATGAAAAAGAATTACTTACTGGTGTCGGCGCTGCTGCTGGCGGCTGCTACTTCCCGTGGCCAGGGCACCGAATTGTTTCTCTCGGAGTACAATGAAGGAGCTCACCAGTCAGGCCTGAGCTACAATGGTGGCGTTTCCAACTCGACCGGCAACGAGCGGGCAGTGGAAATCTTCAACCCCACCACGTCGGCTGTTAACCTGAATGCCTATTCCATCCGTCGCTACTCCAACGGCAGCACTACGCCGGTTGATGAGGAGCGTCTGATGCGCACAACGGGTGCTAACACGCTGAACTCGGCGGCGGCTTTCGTGTATGCCAACGGTGAGGCTACCCTCACGGACCTCACCACCAAGGCTAACCAGCGCGGCGCTACGCCTTACAATACCAACGGAGCCAACTACATCAGCCAGGGCGGTGCCCCAACCGGCAACGTAACCTACTTCAACGGCGACGACGCTCTGGGCCTGGTACGCTGGACGGGCGGCACGGCTGGCGTTGGGACGGCAGTATTGGTTGATATTTTTGGTGTAATCGGCAACCAGCCGCTACCATCGGGTGGCGGTACGGGCACGGGCCAGTGGAGCGGTACCAACCCCGCTGATGCTCCTGTTATCGTGAACGGTGTGAGCGTACAGCCTTTGGTAGCTTCGGCTAACCAGTCGCTGATGCGTCGGGCTTCGGTTTCGTCGGGCACTCGTGTCAATCCAGCCGTTGCTTCTTACAATATTGCCGATCAGTGGGAAGCGTATAGCTTTGCTTTCCCTCCCGGAGGTACCTCCAACCCCGCTGGCCAGAGCTACTCGCGCCTCGGTGAGCACAACGACTACACCGGCCCTTTCGGCACCTACGGTCCGTTGAAAGTTCTGGAGAAATTTAACAACGGCATCAGCGTGTATCCGAACCCCGCTAGCGGCTCGGCTACCATCGAGCTGAAAGATGTAAAAGTGGGTTCTATCGTCGTGCTCAACGGCCTGGGTCAGCGCATCTCGGCTCAGCCGCAGGGCTTGGCTTCTGAGAAAATTACCCTCGACATCTCGGGCCTGAAAGCTGGTCTGTACTTCGTGCAGTTCGTGTCGAAGGATGGTCAGACCACGCTCTACAAAGAGCTGATGGTGAAGTAA
- the thiL gene encoding thiamine-phosphate kinase — MSDVTPLDEVGEFGLIRRIQDTVQLNQPSTILGIGDDAAILAPAAGQELVISTDLLVEGVHFDLTFCPLKHLGYKAVAVNVSDVAAMNALPTQIVVALSVPARFSVEAVEELYEGIRLACEAYNVDLVGGDTTGSRSGLTIGITALGQVEAGKAVRRSGAGPNDLLCVTGDLGGAYLGLQVLEREKQAWQADPETQPELEKYPYVLQRQLRPEARMDVVHELHDLGVVPTSMIDISDGLASEVLHLCAASGTGARVFTENLPIANPTLEVAEEFNLDPIMCMLNGGEDYELLFTVPLSDHDKIKNHPDITIIGHMVARSEGANLITKAGQPIPLRAQGFNHFE, encoded by the coding sequence ATGAGCGACGTCACTCCTCTCGATGAAGTAGGCGAATTCGGCTTGATCCGCCGTATTCAGGACACTGTACAACTCAACCAACCCAGCACCATCCTCGGTATCGGCGACGACGCGGCTATTCTGGCTCCAGCGGCCGGGCAGGAGCTAGTTATTAGTACCGATCTGCTGGTGGAAGGCGTGCATTTCGACCTCACGTTCTGCCCCCTCAAACACCTGGGCTACAAGGCCGTGGCCGTAAATGTATCGGATGTGGCGGCTATGAATGCCCTGCCCACCCAGATTGTGGTGGCGCTGAGCGTACCGGCGCGCTTCTCGGTAGAAGCAGTAGAGGAACTCTACGAAGGCATTCGGCTGGCCTGCGAAGCCTACAACGTGGATCTAGTGGGTGGCGACACCACCGGCAGCCGCTCGGGCCTCACAATTGGCATCACGGCGCTGGGCCAAGTGGAAGCCGGCAAAGCCGTGCGCCGCAGCGGAGCCGGCCCCAACGACCTGCTCTGTGTAACCGGCGACCTGGGCGGGGCCTACCTGGGCCTTCAGGTGCTGGAGCGCGAAAAGCAAGCCTGGCAGGCCGACCCCGAAACCCAGCCCGAGCTGGAGAAATACCCTTATGTGTTGCAGCGCCAGCTCCGCCCCGAGGCCCGCATGGACGTGGTGCACGAACTGCACGACCTGGGCGTAGTGCCCACCAGCATGATTGACATTTCCGACGGACTGGCTTCCGAAGTGCTGCACCTGTGCGCCGCCAGCGGCACCGGGGCCCGCGTGTTCACCGAGAATCTGCCTATTGCCAACCCCACACTGGAAGTGGCCGAGGAGTTCAACCTCGACCCCATTATGTGCATGCTCAACGGCGGCGAGGACTACGAGCTGCTCTTCACCGTACCGCTGTCAGACCACGACAAAATCAAGAACCACCCCGATATCACCATCATCGGCCACATGGTAGCCAGGAGCGAAGGCGCCAATCTTATCACCAAAGCCGGCCAGCCCATTCCGCTGCGGGCGCAAGGGTTCAACCATTTTGAGTAA
- the rlmD gene encoding 23S rRNA (uracil(1939)-C(5))-methyltransferase RlmD, with protein sequence MRKSVKNIPAELLREVEITDMVAEGKCLVRRENLVIFVTQVAPGDVVDLRVTKAKKNFLEAVPTHFHKYSELRVQPFCEHFGTCGGCKWQHLGYDTQLKFKHQQVADTLQRIGKVALPEILPIQPSPDQTYYRNKLEYTFSHNGWLTNEQIASGHNYERRVLGFHTPGRFDKILDINHCWLQPDPSNQIRLAVRDYALEHELPFNNLVTQEGFLRNLIIRTANTGDLMVILQCYYAHDALFPLLDFLHERFPQITSLNYVLNDKGNETFHDLEVVCYKGEPHIHEEMEGLRFRVGPKSFYQTNSEGAFNLYKITRDFAQLTGSELVYDLYTGAGTIANFVARQAKHVVGVEYVESAVKDAYINSEINGTTNTEFYAGDMKDVLNAEFIARHGRPDVVITDPPRAGMHPDVVARLLEMRAPRIVYVSCNPGTQARDLELLDEAYKVVKVQPVDMFPHTHHVENVVLLELR encoded by the coding sequence GTGAGGAAATCAGTTAAAAACATCCCGGCGGAGCTGCTCCGCGAAGTCGAAATTACCGACATGGTGGCCGAGGGCAAGTGCCTGGTGCGCCGCGAGAACCTGGTCATCTTTGTAACGCAAGTGGCCCCCGGCGACGTGGTGGACCTGCGCGTGACCAAGGCCAAGAAGAACTTCCTGGAGGCTGTGCCCACGCACTTCCACAAGTATTCCGAGCTGCGCGTGCAGCCGTTCTGCGAGCATTTCGGCACCTGCGGGGGCTGCAAGTGGCAGCATCTGGGCTACGATACGCAGCTCAAGTTTAAGCACCAGCAGGTGGCCGACACGTTGCAGCGTATCGGCAAGGTAGCCCTGCCCGAAATCCTACCCATTCAGCCTTCGCCCGACCAGACCTACTACCGCAACAAGCTGGAGTACACCTTCAGCCACAACGGCTGGCTCACCAACGAGCAGATTGCCAGCGGCCACAACTACGAACGGCGCGTGCTGGGCTTCCATACGCCCGGCCGCTTCGACAAGATCCTCGACATCAACCACTGCTGGCTGCAGCCCGACCCCAGCAACCAGATCCGGCTGGCCGTGCGCGACTACGCCCTGGAGCACGAGTTGCCCTTCAACAACCTCGTGACCCAGGAAGGCTTCCTGCGCAACCTCATCATCCGCACGGCCAATACCGGCGACCTGATGGTGATTCTGCAGTGCTACTACGCCCACGACGCGCTGTTTCCGCTGCTGGATTTCCTGCACGAACGGTTCCCGCAAATCACTTCCCTCAATTACGTACTCAACGACAAGGGCAACGAAACCTTCCACGACCTGGAGGTGGTGTGCTACAAGGGCGAGCCGCACATTCACGAGGAAATGGAAGGCCTGCGCTTCCGCGTCGGCCCGAAATCCTTCTACCAGACCAACTCTGAGGGCGCCTTCAACCTCTACAAAATCACCCGCGACTTCGCCCAGCTTACCGGCTCGGAGCTGGTGTATGACCTCTACACCGGCGCCGGCACCATCGCCAACTTCGTGGCCCGGCAGGCCAAGCACGTCGTGGGCGTGGAGTATGTGGAATCGGCCGTGAAGGACGCCTACATCAACTCCGAAATCAACGGCACCACCAACACCGAGTTCTACGCCGGCGACATGAAGGACGTGCTCAACGCCGAGTTCATTGCCAGGCACGGACGCCCCGACGTGGTCATCACCGACCCGCCCCGTGCCGGCATGCACCCCGACGTAGTGGCTCGCCTTCTCGAAATGCGCGCCCCCCGCATCGTGTACGTCAGCTGCAACCCCGGCACCCAGGCCCGCGACCTGGAGCTGCTGGACGAAGCCTACAAAGTGGTGAAAGTGCAGCCCGTAGACATGTTCCCGCACACGCACCATGTGGAGAATGTGGTACTGCTGGAGCTGCGGTAG